In Alligator mississippiensis isolate rAllMis1 chromosome 9, rAllMis1, whole genome shotgun sequence, the genomic stretch ggaaggggggcgggggggctctcTTGTGTGGTGTGTTGCCCCTGGGAAGACAATCCCAGATCCTACATAGCATCCCAGGCCTGCAGATCCTTGTTATGCAGCAGCCTCTCTTAGGGCCCTGGTCCCCGCTGCAGGGGTGTGCATGGACATGCATTAGGAAGGATGTCAAAGGTGGGAGGACTGCAGAGCATGGTCCAGCTCCTTGCTTTCCTATAGGCTTCAGCATCCTGGGCAAGTCCCTTAGGCCCTGTCTCGGAGGTCTCAACGGGGAGTGAAGCTCTACCAAGCAATTTGACCacaacagctgccaccagcaAGATGCATGGCCTTGATATTCCCCCCTCCCAGGTTCCTCTCCCAGCTGCTCTGCCTGTGTGTTCCCGTCTCCAGCACTTCTGCCGAGAGCAAGTGGCAGCTtggcctccctgcttggcttgtgctgctttctctcctgcctgaagcaagcaGCCCGTGTCCGCTCTTTGTGGAAGCGCTGGAGGTCAGGTGCTGTTGTGCGTGActtgctgctccctccctgctccgaGTGCTGCAGtctggagagagaggggaaaaaaaaacaaacccatttcCAAAGTTGAGTCACcagttgcttctgttttcctCACTCCCCGGCACTGCTGCACAGGACAGGCTGCGGAGCTGTGTGtagcagccccagagcagctcgaGGAcgaggtgggggcagaggggagagatCCCAGAGTCCTTAGTTTGTCTGCCCAGCACGTAGGGCTGGCGATTTCATGGTTGCTTTGTGCTGGGAGAATGCAACTGGAGGAGGAGCAGAAAGCACATCTAGAGCATGCCCTGGCCTGGCTGAGGAGAGAACTGGTAAGAGCTTTTCCAGTTTTATAGCCctactgctaaccctttctgtgcTGTGACAATGAGTGCATCCAGACACGTGCGCGTGCCCATACACCTGAAACAAGCATGCAAACATGAAGACTGGCACGCGAGTCTACATGCACCCATTCATGCAAACAGGTTCAGAAATTCTCACATTGGTTTGCCCACAGAAATGGGAGTTCATTCGCAAGTTCAAGTTCATAAGAACACGCGCTCGCAAAACCACGTGTCGGTATGCATAtacacacgtgcacgcacacactgAACCATCATTTATGGAGCACTCGAAGTGCCTTATGAGCAAAGAGCCCCATTTTACaagtgggaaaactgaggcaatgAGGGATCAGGAGACTTACCCAAGGTCACCTGGTGAGTCTGGTGCCAGGTGATTTACCTATGTGACCGCCCTGATGCAAGGACCCTTCTTAGCTTCGCAGTCCCCAGAGattggtgactttttttttttttgtgccaggGTGAGAGTGTATGTGCTAGAGCGTGCatatacacacgtgtgtgcacacactgaGCTACCATTGATGGGGCATTCAGAGTGCTTTACGTACGGTATATGGTGACTCTTCCCTACAGCCTGGGAAGCTAGAGCAGTGCGACACCAAGCGCACTGGTCAGAAATAGTGGCACGTCTGCTCCAGGACCTGCTCACTGTCTCTGTGCTGATGTTTACTCATCAAGCCTGTCTCAGTGGGACGAAGCCAGGTGACCGGAGCCATCAGCCAGCTGGAAAGGCCCAACCATGTGATTGCTCCTATGCCTCATCCTCTGACGCTCGGTGCCAGGAACGGTGTCGAGCCTtacagcaggggctcagctggcaGGGAGTGAGATCTCCCCAATAATCAAGGGTGACAGCAGCCATGTCCTGGCTCCCTCCTGCAAAATGCCAGCGCTCTCCAATGGCCTGAGCCTGCAGCGAGCAGGAAAGCAACGGAGCACCAAGAAGCACCGTGCTGCCTGCTGCATGGGTGGAGGTTGACTGTGACGTGGGATATGCAAGGGCTCAAGGTTGACTGCCCTCCCCTGTTCCAGGTAGACCTTTCCCCCCTGCTGCAATGGAGGGTTGAACATAAGGCCACGCGATCCCCAAGAAGGGGGAGCCTGGAGTATGGACCACGGGGATCTCGGGCTGCAAGcatgagggcagggggcacagggagaagGGGGCCAGGATTCGTGCTTCAGCTCTGGGCAGCAAGAGAGCGCTACAGCCAAAGGCAGGGAGGCCAGAGAAGACAGGAGGAGAAAAGGCATGTAAGCTAGTGGTAGCAGGTGAGAGAGAAGCTGAGAAATAGCTAGAcatggggtgggaaggaaagaggcatgagagacggggagggggcaatgcatGGGGTGGAGGAGCAGAAGAGGGGTCCACATCAGGAAGAGGATTAAATGTGCTTTTGGGGGAAAGAGGGCACAGGAGAGCCCGTGCAGGGCCTGGGAATGGGAGGACGAGAGGGAAAGAGGAGcatggaggagtggggaagggggagaggatgctgcagggcctggctgtCATCATCGGGGTGCTGGAGGCAGCCTGCGCCGGGGTGCCGTGCTGAGGCTGCCTTGGCTGTGGTCCTGCCTGGGAGGTAAAGTTTCCTTGCTGCCTCGTTAGTATTCATAGCTTTCCACCGCAGCCTGCGCGCCAGCAGACACGCGCGTCTCAAGGTGACGCAGAGGTCAGGCCTCGATGAAGGAGAAAACAGCTGAGCGTTTCTGGAGCTcgggcacagccctgcacagaggcaaCGATCTGTGTCCGTCCCTGTACTTCCAGTGCCTCCTACCCGGGCACACGAGGATAGACTGCATCTCTGTGTAACAGCACACCCACGACGTGTGCCCCGCCATGCTAAGCCAGGGCATCTTGCTGCTCAGATGCATGTGCTGTCACGTGGGCTCTCAGGCCTCTCCGCACCCCTCACCCTGACACACTGGCCCCAAATCACTCATCTCTGGGGTCTGCGGAGCTAGGAAAGGTCCTGGCATCAGGGCTGTTGCACAGGTGAATCTGCCTGGCACCAGACTCACcaggtgaccttgggcaagtccacTGATCCCTCATTGCCTCAGTTGCCttacctgtaaaatggggctttttttccctccagtctGGCCTGCTGAGATAGCAAGGCCTCTGAGACAGGAATTTGCTTTTCCTCAGTGTCTGTGCAGTACCAGTCTCTGGACTCATCCTGCAGCCATGCAGGGTTACCAATGGGCTGACTCTCTCAGGCATGCCATCTCCCTGATTTTGCCTCTCTGGTGCACTGAGTTGCTTTCTGCATTCCCCGTCCGTTCACTTGTCCTCTCGCCCTGCGGGCAGGGGCAGCTGAtgttcagcctctggcctctcgcGTTTCAGCCCAGGCGAGCTGCTCAGGTGAGGAGTGCAGCTTCTCTCCGCAAGTAGCTAAATCAGCAGAAGTGCCAGCGTGGGCACCGTTACATCCGCATAAATGCGCCTTACGCTCAGATAGCCTGTTCGCTTATACTGATGATATTCCTGATGGCTGTACTGATATCACACCCTTAATAATAATGCAGCTATGCCTGAGTTCGGCTGGTTCCTTTAGACCAGTGATTTGCGACcttctttttcatttgtggatctCTTTGGAAACTTTGCGTGTAGGTGTGCACCCCTTTGAACTGTAAGagtaggtattcacatacttttaattgaCCATAGTCATCTTCCgcggaccccttagacagtccTTGGACCCCATGTGGACtgcagattgaaaaccactgctgtagacagACGAGTACGAAGACACAATCGTCAAACCCAGGCTCCTCTTGAAAGCAGAGGGTCTTTCCCACCTGTCCCTTCATCTTGTATAAAGTTTCTTTTCCCCACCCTTCAACGCATGAGATGTGTTCAGCAACCTTTCACCCTGTGCCCCTTATGTCCCTCCATCTGCAGCCCCTCTCCTCATCCTCGCTGGCCCCTTCACGCAGTTATCTTCACAAATCTAGTTGGCCTAGGACAGCGAACGAGGTAGGAAGAAGTCAAGGGCTGGGGGTGTTCAGAAAGCACCTCTGCGCTTAGACAAGATGGTTCCCTTGCATCAGCTCTGCTGTGCCTGTCTGTCCGCTCTACCAGATCAGGCTCAGGATCCAGGGTCTAGTGCGGTGCTAGAGACTCAGCCTGCCTCTATCTTCTTATGTCCCGCTGCAGTCCGAGATGCAGCTCCAGGACCAGAGGCTGCGGGAGAAGCTGCTACAGCTACACGCCGGCATGCAGGACCTGAAAGCGGAGTGCGCTTACTGGGAGCGTtcagaccccagcagggagccCGTGAGCACCAGAGCTCGGTCCAGTTCGGAGGACATGGGTGTGCCGGCCCCCACAGACAGCCCGACTTCTCCGCTGAaaggggagaccagcaggaggAACTCCGTCCCCTAGCGCGCCGACAAACAGAATTGATGTTCATCGGGAAATAAACCCGTCTCTCCAGTCAACCCCAGGTAGAAGCTGTGCCTGCTCCTTGCAGGGTCAAACGGATCGGATCCTGTATGAACAAGTGGTTTAAAATTCTCGCCACGGATTAGTATTGCTAACGTGTCTGTGCGGCTGTCCGCACCCcaagtggctgtggctgcttgaTCCCATTTCTCTCGGGACACCAAAGCTAGGAAGCCCTGCCTTTTGCAATAAAAGTGTCCCAGACACATGTCTCATACATGTTTCTTTCCAGCTCCCCACGCATGGCCCAGTGCTACTTCCATGCTCCACTGCAAACCATCACGAGCAAGGTCACCTCTGGCATGGTTTGCTTTGACACCTGGAGTCATATAGATCAGGACACTCCTGTTCCCATTCAGGCTCACTTTACCCTTGAATCAACGGTACTGCTCCTGGAGACCGTGCTAGCAAACCAGAATAAGAGTCTCAAAATATGGCACTTTGATGAATGCAAAACATCCATCGCAACCACTTCAGTCCCCTGATCCTAACACACACCTGTCCTTTCCATGATATCCAGCAGAGAGGCAAGTTCACAACCATCTAAGTGCAAATTTCATCCCATTCTCC encodes the following:
- the C9H20orf202 gene encoding uncharacterized protein C20orf202 homolog — encoded protein: MARASPPRSPRSHAGSASRPASRPALLPGCGAAGAEEEEEDEPRQTRLPASAGLEESVPPPAHWGPTELRSEMQLQDQRLREKLLQLHAGMQDLKAECAYWERSDPSREPVSTRARSSSEDMGVPAPTDSPTSPLKGETSRRNSVP